The Pungitius pungitius chromosome 8, fPunPun2.1, whole genome shotgun sequence genome has a window encoding:
- the c8h6orf89 gene encoding bombesin receptor-activated protein C6orf89 homolog isoform X1, with the protein MGTTTSEPCIYDKLSESIDILRQSGYRYGMSEREIERFIKQVLETNEPRREPAQFPILRATIKFVMAVGFLLMLVVLAFTYPQSGPQLGLVHLGCYNWSSPLSHVRLLSLPIAKKYNLQGFHEWWSAGSLRQNLVNCSGCADISSVLEIPQSLRGKVTLRRGPQLVLLKGGDTLSVQRQQLEELYLAHSGSMSILLEEDDGLPNHNAGLPQGPANFTLLWRFSSGTREKVLRWLFPKAELCPLLDSAGTIVQRCMVTHSTNSQSKGVDVFGWLVVGEGLPTVRVLPVQRCQKHCSSFNLWLTPGDMGSNCFSSPSFKIVQPHKNTTSLCATYGLLCSDWNKYLRKKHMNI; encoded by the exons ATGGGAACGACGACGAGCGAGCCATGCATCTACGACAAACTGTCCGAGAGCATCGACATCCTCCGGCAGTCGGGCTACCGCTACGGCATGTCGGAGAGGGAGATCGAGAGGTTCATCAAGCAGGTTCTGGAGACCAACGAGCCCAGAAGAGAGCCGGCCCAGTTCCCCATCCTGAGGGCCACCATAAAG tttgTGATGGCGGTGGGCTTCCTGCtgatgctggtggtgctggCCTTCACGTACCCTCAGAGCGGCCCCCAGCTGGGTCTGGTCCACCTGGGCTGTTACAACTGGTCGTCCCCGCTCAGCCACGTCCGCCTGTTGTCTCTGCCCATCGCCAAGAAGTACAACCTGCAAG GTTTCCATGAGTGGTGGAGTGCCGGCTCCCTCAGGCAGAATCTGGTCAACTGTTCAGGATGTGCAGACATCTCCTCAGTGCTGGAGATCCCGCAGAGCCTCAGAGGGAAGGTGACTCTGCGACGAGGGCCGCAGCTCGTCCTGCTAAAG GGTGGGGATACTCTCAGTGTGCAGCGGCAGCAGCTCGAGGAGCTCTACTTGGCCCATTCAGGCTCCATGTCCattctgctggaggaggacgatgGTCTGCCGAACCACAACGCGGGCCTCCCCCAAGGACCCGCCAACTTCACTTTGCTTTG GAGGTTCAGCTCTGGGACCAGAGAGAAGGTGCTGAGGTGGCTCTTCCCAAAGGCAGAgctctgccccctgctggacagcGCTGGTACCATCGTGCAGCGCTGCATGGTCACACACAGCACCAACTCCCAGAGTAAA GGTGTGGATGTGTTTGGATGGCTCGTGGTGGGCGAGGGGCTTCCAACGGTCCGAGTTCTGCCCGTGCAGCGCTGCCAGAAACACTGCAGCTCCTTCAACCTGTGGCTGACCCCCGGAGACATGGGTAGCAACTGCTTTAGCAGTCCTTCATTTAAAATAGTTCAACCTCACAAGAACACAACCTCACTATGTGCAACTTACGGGCTTCTTTGCTCCGATTGGAACAAATACCTTCgtaaaaaacacatgaatatatga
- the c8h6orf89 gene encoding bombesin receptor-activated protein C6orf89 homolog isoform X2 — protein sequence MGTTTSEPCIYDKLSESIDILRQSGYRYGMSEREIERFIKQVLETNEPRREPAQFPILRATIKFVMAVGFLLMLVVLAFTYPQSGPQLGLVHLGCYNWSSPLSHVRLLSLPIAKKYNLQGFHEWWSAGSLRQNLVNCSGCADISSVLEIPQSLRGKVTLRRGPQLVLLKGGDTLSVQRQQLEELYLAHSGSMSILLEEDDGLPNHNAGLPQGPANFTLLWRFSSGTREKVLRWLFPKAELCPLLDSAGTIVQRCMVTHSTNSQSKGVDVFGWLVVGEGLPTVRVLPVQRCQKHCSSFNLWLTPGDMVYADTRYWQMELFPGRGQNIICDGSAF from the exons ATGGGAACGACGACGAGCGAGCCATGCATCTACGACAAACTGTCCGAGAGCATCGACATCCTCCGGCAGTCGGGCTACCGCTACGGCATGTCGGAGAGGGAGATCGAGAGGTTCATCAAGCAGGTTCTGGAGACCAACGAGCCCAGAAGAGAGCCGGCCCAGTTCCCCATCCTGAGGGCCACCATAAAG tttgTGATGGCGGTGGGCTTCCTGCtgatgctggtggtgctggCCTTCACGTACCCTCAGAGCGGCCCCCAGCTGGGTCTGGTCCACCTGGGCTGTTACAACTGGTCGTCCCCGCTCAGCCACGTCCGCCTGTTGTCTCTGCCCATCGCCAAGAAGTACAACCTGCAAG GTTTCCATGAGTGGTGGAGTGCCGGCTCCCTCAGGCAGAATCTGGTCAACTGTTCAGGATGTGCAGACATCTCCTCAGTGCTGGAGATCCCGCAGAGCCTCAGAGGGAAGGTGACTCTGCGACGAGGGCCGCAGCTCGTCCTGCTAAAG GGTGGGGATACTCTCAGTGTGCAGCGGCAGCAGCTCGAGGAGCTCTACTTGGCCCATTCAGGCTCCATGTCCattctgctggaggaggacgatgGTCTGCCGAACCACAACGCGGGCCTCCCCCAAGGACCCGCCAACTTCACTTTGCTTTG GAGGTTCAGCTCTGGGACCAGAGAGAAGGTGCTGAGGTGGCTCTTCCCAAAGGCAGAgctctgccccctgctggacagcGCTGGTACCATCGTGCAGCGCTGCATGGTCACACACAGCACCAACTCCCAGAGTAAA GGTGTGGATGTGTTTGGATGGCTCGTGGTGGGCGAGGGGCTTCCAACGGTCCGAGTTCTGCCCGTGCAGCGCTGCCAGAAACACTGCAGCTCCTTCAACCTGTGGCTGACCCCCGGAGACATGG TCTACGCGGACACGCGGTACTGGCAGATGGAGCTGTTCCCGGGCCGAGGCCAGAACATAATCTGTGACGGGTCGGCCTTTTGA
- the dram2b gene encoding DNA damage-regulated autophagy modulator protein 2b, with product MWWFQQGLCFLPAALVVWTAASFVFAYITAVVLRHVDPLVPYISDTGTTAPERCVFGIMLDVSAFLGIATVYVRYKQVEALTGEAELRLNRLNRFGLLLGLVSSFGMAVVANFQKTTLFSMHLVGAVLTFGVGALYILVQTVLSFHMQPHVHSRTTYLVRLGVCLWTFGSIISMFVSSVIMYSSLPGVDVPHKLHWIPGETGYTPHMISTVSEWSLAFAFISFFLTYIRDFQKINLRAEADLQSSHLYDSWPHAAAPPHEGDGAESSPLLSGGT from the exons atgtggtGGTTCCAGCAGGGTCTGTGCTTCCTGCCCGCGGCGCTGGTCGTGTGGACCGCGGCGTCCTTTGTCTTCGCCTACATCACAGCGGTGGTGCTGAGACATGTGGATCCCCTGGTGCCCTACATCAG CGACACAGGAACGACGGCCCCAGAGAGGTGTGTGTTCGGCATCATGCTGGATGTGTCTGCCTTTTTAG gtATAGCCACGGTGTACGTGCGCTACAAACAGGTGGAGGCTCTGACGGGTGAAGCTGAGCTCCGGCTGAACCGGCTCAACCGTTTCGGGCTGCTGCTCGGCCTGGTCAGCTCCTTCGGGATGGCCGTGGTCGCTAACTTCCAG AAGACCACGCTGTTCTCCATGCACCTGGTGGGGGCGGTGCTGACCTTTGGGGTGGGGGCTCTCTACATCCTGGTCCAGACGGTGCTCTCGTTCCACATGCAGCCTCACGTCCACAGCAGGACAACCTACCTGGTCCGGCTCGGCGTGTGCCTCTGGACCTTCGGCAGCATCATCAGCA TGTTCGTGTCCTCCGTCATCATGTACAGCAGTCTGCCCGGAGTGGACGTCCCCCACAAGCTGCACTGGATCCCCGGGGAGACG GGTTACACGCCTCACATGATCAGCACAGTGTCTGAATGGTCTCTGGCCTTCGCCTTCATCAGCTTCTTCCTCACCTACATCAGAGACTTCCAG aaaataaatctgcGAGCCGAAGCCGATCTGCAGAGCAGCCACCTGTACGACAGCTGGCCGCACGCCGCGGCGCCGCCTCACGAGGGCGACGGCGCCGAGtcgtctcctcttctctccggAGGGACGTGA